A region from the Pyrinomonadaceae bacterium genome encodes:
- the rpoB gene encoding DNA-directed RNA polymerase subunit beta, producing MDLLPEERINTGLQSVFQSVFPISDFRETATLDFVEYQIGNWQCKCGNLEGLQYLRAACKSCAAKIKVDPLRPGETLCHVCGTFNSVRPELCPNCGEPVGLKHKHDQQECQERGMSYSVPLKVKIRLTVYDKDPDTGIKSIRDIKEEEVFFGEIPLMTDNGTFIINGTERVIVSQLHRSPGVFFKRGAMFIAKIIPYRGSWVEFEYDQKNLLYVRVGKRKFLATIFLRALGVWLSDAFKKRAFGDSLLEDLVKNATYSDEDLLRAFYVVDEVRVEDGRLMVQVPESGRTNLVGMKVDFEIKGRGGDAVVRKGKEVTRTSLEGLRKANIGEVEIDPQQFEGAYAAADIVNTDTGEVVVEANNEITATKLQEIIEAGVQSFPILFPERDDVGVVVSQTLKKDTITKPVDALLEIYRKMRPGDPPTVQTAYRLLEGMFFDPRKFDFSRVGRLKFNIKMGKPERDRIEDPLLQAGDFFEVVQYVLKMRRNPVDDEKRPIYQADDIDHLGNRRVRAVGELLENQFRIGLERMERAIKEKMSIHQEMQTTMPRDLINAKPVTAAVREFFGSSQLSQFMDQTNPLSEITHKRRLSALGPGGLSRERAGFEVRDVHPTHYGRICPIETPEGPNIGLISSLSCYARINEFGFIESPYRRVVNGVVTEFVRVRNGGDTKFKPNDHVSQEDVEKANKRVGADGKASYEPYPFYLTAWEEDKHVVGQANIELDENGYIVNERNAARKAGEFILAHRDEIEFVDVSPKQLVSVAASLIPFLENDDANRALMGSNMQRQSVPLLRAEAPYIGTGMESVTARDSGAVVIARRDGVVDYTDSERIIVKADHNVDGTISREVTADIYTLIKFKRSNQNTCINQRPIVHVGERVAKGQVIADGPCTDRGELALGRNILVAFMPWRGYNFEDAILVSERLVKEDYYTSIHIEELEIEARDTKLGPEEITRDIPNVGENMLRDLDESGIIRIGAQVKPGSILVGKVTPKGETQLTAEEKLLRAIFGEKAADVKDASLVSPPGIDGTVVDVQVFTRKGQEKDPRSLAIETTEEERLRRDLEDEIRILHEQRNERIYELFEGRKLSADLTDHREVVIPKGETITREMLGSIEAKVLRKAQIAGSRVDAATEVKSYEDRTERQVKILSDIYEEKIAKLRQGDELSPGVIKMVKVFIAMKRKLSVGDKMAGRHGNKGVIARILPEEDMPYLPDGTPVEIVLNPLGVPSRMNVGQILETHLGWAARVLGLHFATPVFDGATEKEIKQKLAEAGARAAELGLPEIVSSSGKAVLYDGLTGDAFEQKVTVGYIYMLKLSHLVDDKIHARSIGPYSLITQQPLGGKAQFGGQRFGEMEVWALEAYGAAHILQELLTAKSDDVAGRSKIYEAIVKGEADFDPGLPESFNVLVRELQSLCLDVELVKKDGTPDDTIAEPLITSGI from the coding sequence ATGGACCTGCTGCCGGAAGAGCGAATCAACACGGGTCTTCAATCGGTGTTCCAGTCGGTATTTCCGATTTCTGATTTCCGCGAAACCGCGACGTTGGATTTCGTTGAGTATCAAATCGGCAACTGGCAGTGTAAGTGCGGCAACCTTGAAGGTCTCCAGTACCTGCGGGCCGCCTGTAAGAGCTGCGCGGCGAAGATCAAAGTGGATCCGTTGCGCCCGGGCGAGACTCTCTGTCACGTCTGCGGCACCTTTAATTCGGTGCGTCCGGAACTGTGCCCGAACTGCGGCGAGCCGGTCGGCCTGAAGCACAAGCACGATCAGCAGGAGTGTCAGGAGCGCGGCATGAGTTACAGCGTGCCCCTGAAGGTCAAGATTCGCCTCACCGTTTACGACAAAGATCCGGATACCGGCATCAAGTCGATCCGCGACATCAAGGAAGAGGAAGTCTTCTTTGGCGAAATTCCTTTGATGACCGACAACGGCACGTTCATCATCAACGGAACCGAACGCGTTATCGTTTCGCAGTTGCATCGCAGCCCCGGCGTTTTCTTCAAACGCGGCGCGATGTTCATCGCCAAGATCATTCCGTACCGCGGTTCGTGGGTCGAGTTCGAATACGATCAGAAAAACCTGCTGTACGTGCGCGTCGGCAAGCGCAAGTTCCTGGCGACCATTTTCCTGCGGGCGTTGGGCGTGTGGCTGAGCGACGCGTTTAAGAAGAGAGCCTTCGGCGACTCGCTGTTGGAAGACCTGGTCAAAAACGCCACGTACTCAGACGAAGACCTGCTGCGCGCGTTCTACGTGGTGGACGAAGTGCGCGTCGAAGATGGCCGTCTGATGGTGCAGGTGCCCGAAAGCGGCCGCACGAATCTCGTCGGCATGAAGGTTGATTTCGAGATCAAAGGCCGCGGCGGTGATGCGGTGGTGCGCAAAGGCAAGGAAGTCACGCGCACTTCGCTCGAGGGTCTGCGCAAAGCCAACATCGGCGAAGTTGAAATCGATCCCCAGCAGTTCGAAGGCGCCTACGCTGCCGCCGACATCGTCAACACCGACACCGGCGAAGTCGTGGTCGAAGCCAACAACGAAATCACGGCCACCAAGCTCCAGGAAATAATCGAGGCCGGCGTGCAAAGCTTCCCAATCTTATTCCCGGAACGCGATGACGTGGGCGTGGTGGTTTCGCAAACGTTGAAGAAGGACACCATCACCAAGCCGGTCGATGCGCTGCTCGAGATTTACCGCAAGATGCGTCCCGGCGATCCGCCGACGGTTCAGACTGCTTACCGCCTGCTTGAAGGCATGTTCTTCGATCCGCGGAAGTTCGACTTTTCGCGCGTGGGCCGGCTCAAGTTCAACATTAAGATGGGCAAGCCCGAGCGGGATCGGATTGAGGATCCGTTGCTTCAGGCGGGCGACTTCTTCGAGGTGGTGCAGTACGTCCTGAAGATGCGCCGCAATCCCGTCGATGACGAGAAGCGACCGATCTATCAGGCGGACGACATCGATCACCTGGGCAATCGGCGTGTGCGCGCGGTCGGCGAGCTGCTGGAAAATCAGTTCCGCATCGGCCTGGAACGCATGGAGCGCGCGATCAAGGAAAAGATGTCGATCCATCAGGAAATGCAGACGACGATGCCGCGCGACCTGATCAACGCGAAGCCGGTCACGGCCGCGGTGCGCGAGTTCTTTGGCTCGTCGCAGTTGTCGCAGTTCATGGATCAGACGAATCCGCTTTCAGAAATTACTCACAAGCGGCGTTTGTCCGCGCTTGGACCGGGCGGTCTGAGTCGTGAGCGCGCGGGATTCGAAGTGCGCGACGTGCACCCGACCCACTATGGCCGCATCTGTCCAATTGAGACGCCTGAAGGTCCGAACATCGGTCTGATTTCGTCTCTGTCATGCTATGCGCGCATCAACGAGTTCGGCTTTATCGAATCGCCGTATCGGCGAGTCGTCAACGGCGTGGTGACTGAGTTTGTGCGCGTGAGAAACGGCGGCGACACCAAGTTCAAGCCGAATGATCACGTGTCGCAGGAAGATGTTGAGAAAGCCAACAAGCGTGTCGGCGCGGACGGTAAAGCGAGTTACGAACCCTATCCGTTCTATCTGACGGCATGGGAAGAGGACAAGCACGTCGTCGGCCAGGCCAACATCGAGCTGGACGAGAACGGTTACATCGTTAACGAGCGCAACGCCGCGCGAAAAGCCGGCGAGTTCATTCTCGCGCATCGCGATGAGATCGAATTTGTTGACGTGTCGCCGAAGCAGCTTGTTTCGGTGGCTGCGTCGCTGATTCCGTTTCTCGAAAACGATGACGCGAACCGCGCCTTGATGGGTTCGAACATGCAACGCCAGTCGGTTCCTTTGCTGCGCGCTGAAGCGCCTTACATCGGCACAGGCATGGAGAGTGTGACCGCGCGAGATTCCGGCGCGGTCGTGATCGCGCGCCGGGACGGCGTGGTCGATTACACCGACTCAGAACGCATCATCGTCAAAGCGGATCACAATGTGGACGGCACGATTTCGCGCGAAGTGACCGCGGACATCTACACGCTGATCAAGTTCAAGCGTTCGAACCAGAATACCTGTATCAACCAGCGGCCGATCGTTCACGTTGGCGAGCGCGTCGCCAAAGGCCAGGTCATCGCGGACGGGCCTTGCACGGATCGCGGCGAATTGGCCCTGGGCCGGAACATTCTGGTCGCGTTCATGCCCTGGCGCGGCTACAACTTCGAAGACGCGATTCTGGTTTCTGAGCGGCTGGTGAAAGAGGACTACTACACCTCGATTCACATTGAAGAGCTGGAAATTGAAGCGCGCGATACGAAGCTGGGACCGGAAGAAATCACGCGCGACATTCCGAACGTCGGCGAGAACATGCTGCGCGATCTGGACGAGAGCGGCATCATCCGCATCGGCGCCCAGGTCAAACCGGGTTCAATCCTCGTCGGTAAAGTCACGCCGAAGGGCGAGACGCAGCTGACGGCGGAAGAGAAACTGCTGCGTGCGATCTTTGGTGAGAAGGCGGCGGACGTGAAAGACGCGTCGCTCGTGTCGCCTCCGGGCATCGACGGCACCGTCGTCGATGTTCAGGTGTTCACGCGCAAGGGCCAGGAAAAAGATCCGCGCTCGCTGGCCATTGAAACTACCGAAGAAGAACGCCTGCGACGCGACCTTGAAGACGAAATCCGCATCCTGCACGAGCAGCGCAACGAACGCATTTACGAGTTGTTCGAAGGGCGCAAACTTTCGGCCGACCTCACCGATCATCGTGAAGTCGTCATTCCGAAGGGCGAGACGATTACGCGCGAAATGCTGGGAAGCATTGAGGCGAAGGTTCTGCGCAAGGCGCAAATCGCCGGTTCGCGTGTGGACGCTGCGACTGAGGTCAAATCCTACGAAGATCGCACTGAGCGGCAGGTCAAGATTCTCTCGGACATCTACGAAGAGAAGATTGCGAAGCTGCGCCAGGGGGACGAGCTTTCACCGGGTGTTATCAAAATGGTGAAGGTGTTCATCGCCATGAAGCGCAAGCTTTCGGTCGGCGACAAGATGGCCGGCCGCCACGGAAACAAGGGCGTGATCGCGCGCATTCTGCCGGAAGAGGACATGCCTTACCTGCCGGACGGAACCCCGGTCGAGATCGTTCTGAATCCGCTGGGCGTGCCGTCGCGCATGAACGTCGGTCAGATTCTCGAGACGCACCTGGGCTGGGCCGCCCGCGTGCTCGGTCTGCATTTCGCGACGCCGGTGTTCGACGGGGCGACTGAAAAGGAAATCAAGCAGAAGCTTGCCGAAGCCGGCGCGCGTGCTGCTGAACTGGGCCTGCCTGAGATTGTCAGCTCTTCCGGCAAGGCGGTGTTATACGACGGACTGACGGGTGATGCGTTCGAGCAGAAGGTGACCGTCGGTTACATATACATGCTCAAGCTGTCGCACCTCGTGGACGACAAGATCCACGCGCGGTCGATCGGGCCGTACTCGCTGATCACGCAGCAGCCACTCGGCGGCAAGGCGCAATTCGGCGGACAGCGCTTCGGCGAAATGGAAGTGTGGGCGCTGGAAGCATACGGCGCGGCGCACATTCTTCAGGAATTGCTGACGGCGAAGTCTGATGACGTCGCCGGACGCTCGAAGATTTATGAGGCGATCGTCAAAGGCGAAGCGGATTTCGATCCAGGTTTGCCGGAAAGCTTCAACGTGCTCGTGCGTGAACTGCAGTCGCTTTGCCTCGACGTCGAGCTGGTGAAGAAAGACGGCACGCCGGACGACACGATTGCTGAACCACTGATTACGAGCGGTATATAG
- the rpoC gene encoding DNA-directed RNA polymerase subunit beta', which translates to MFRFHQEKTQLAPDFEAIRISLASPDKIRQWSHGEVTKPETINYRTFKPERDGLFCARIFGPVADWECLCGKYKRMKHRGVICDKCGVEVTQAKVRRERLGHIDLASPCSHVWFFKGLPSRIGHLLDIPLRELEKVLYFESYIVIDTGDLKELKERELLTDERYRELTRDYPGQFVAKMGAEAIKELLSMVNIEELAVELRRRMREETSQQKKLKFSKRLKVATSFLKSGNHPDWMILDVIPVIPPELRPLVPLDGGRFATSDLNDLYRRVINRNNRLKKLMELRAPEVIVRNEKRMLQEAVDALFDNGRRGRVLRGVNNRPLKSLSGTLKGKQGRFRQNLLGKRVDYSGRSVIVVGPELKLHQCGLPKKMALELFKPFIYNQLEKQQHAATIKQAREMVERQEPVVWDILEEVIREHPVLLNRAPTLHRLGIQAFEPVLVEGKAIKIHPLVCTAFNADFDGDQMAVHIPLSPEAQIEAAVLMLSSNNILSPASGQPIAVPSQDIVLGIYYLTREKEGAKGEGRVFSSMEEVFLALDSQYVTTQTPIKLRVTGDLIDLTQEHDTQDILRGVVQEDVKRVINTTVGRVIFNDAIPSGLPYINGTLRKKGLQSLVNYSHIRLGHEMTVKMLDDLKNLGFLYATKAGISIGIDDLVTPPSKPEIVGKAEKDVITVEQQYRDGVITNGERYNKVIAIWSEATDKVAKEMFKAMDDREKASNEMNPILIMSDSGARGSAQQIRQLAGMRGLMARPSGEIIETPIQSNFREGLNVLQYFISTHGARKGLADTALKTADSGYLTRRLVDVAQDVIISEQDCGTLKGIGASAIIEGGEEIESLRDRIVGRTALDDVIDPVEGTVIVETNSEIDEDLAAEIQRSGVQRVRIRSVLTCESRRGCCIKCYGRNLATGRPVDIGEAVGVIAAQSIGEPGTQLTMRTFHIGGTARLEESSKHEARVEGKIKYVELQTVKTRKGERVAMNRNGAMTIIDERGREVARYQIVYGAHILVEDGQQVAEDQLLATWDPFTFAILTEVGGHVKFQDLKEGVTYEEETDQVTGLSHMVVKDSPDEKKQPRMEIRNASNKILKTYQMPVRANLMVNDGEDVEPGDVIAKIPRETTKTKDITGGLPRVVELFEARRPGEAAVMSEIDGMVKLGPISKGKRKLIITGDDGEEREYDIPRGTHINVQEGDRVRAGEALQDGPLNPHDILRVLGMNRLQEYLTNEIQEVYRLQGVNINDKHIEVIVRQMLRWVKIKEVGDTEFLLEEQVDRFRFGDENERVQGEKGEVAQAEPLLLGITKASLSTDSFISAASFQETTRVLTEAAISGRIDYLRGLKENVIMGRLIPAGTGMEYYRNVDIERDETIGESEREEEFPEVLGGIEIPPSPHTVTPTIGDGDIVGEVSEPEETVEVGEPSEE; encoded by the coding sequence ATGTTTCGATTTCATCAAGAGAAAACGCAACTCGCGCCTGATTTCGAGGCGATTCGCATCTCGCTCGCTTCACCGGACAAAATCCGGCAGTGGTCGCACGGCGAGGTGACGAAGCCTGAGACGATTAATTACCGCACGTTCAAGCCTGAGCGCGATGGACTTTTCTGCGCGCGAATTTTCGGGCCGGTCGCGGACTGGGAGTGTCTCTGCGGCAAGTACAAGCGCATGAAGCACCGCGGGGTGATCTGCGACAAGTGCGGGGTTGAAGTAACGCAGGCGAAGGTTCGTCGTGAGCGTCTGGGTCATATCGATCTCGCCAGCCCGTGCTCGCACGTGTGGTTCTTTAAAGGGCTGCCGTCCCGCATCGGGCACTTGCTCGACATTCCGCTGCGCGAGCTGGAGAAGGTCCTCTATTTCGAATCCTACATCGTCATCGACACCGGCGATCTGAAGGAACTCAAAGAGCGCGAGCTGCTGACTGACGAGCGCTATCGCGAGTTGACGCGCGACTATCCCGGCCAGTTCGTCGCCAAGATGGGCGCCGAAGCGATTAAAGAATTGCTCTCGATGGTCAACATCGAAGAGCTCGCGGTCGAGCTTCGTCGCCGCATGCGCGAAGAGACTTCGCAGCAGAAGAAACTAAAGTTTTCCAAGCGCCTCAAGGTTGCCACCTCGTTCTTGAAGTCGGGTAATCATCCGGACTGGATGATTCTCGATGTGATTCCGGTGATTCCACCTGAGCTTCGGCCGCTCGTGCCGCTCGATGGCGGACGTTTCGCGACTTCGGATCTGAACGATCTGTATCGTCGTGTCATCAATCGCAACAACCGTCTGAAGAAGCTGATGGAGTTGCGCGCGCCGGAAGTCATCGTGCGTAACGAAAAGCGCATGCTTCAGGAAGCGGTCGATGCGCTGTTCGACAACGGCCGTCGCGGTCGCGTGTTGCGCGGCGTGAACAATCGCCCGCTCAAGTCCTTGTCAGGAACACTCAAAGGGAAGCAGGGGCGTTTCCGTCAGAACCTTCTCGGCAAGCGCGTTGATTACTCAGGCCGTTCCGTGATCGTAGTCGGTCCGGAATTGAAGCTGCACCAGTGCGGTCTGCCAAAGAAGATGGCGCTCGAGCTGTTCAAACCGTTCATCTACAACCAGCTTGAAAAACAGCAGCACGCCGCGACCATCAAACAGGCTCGGGAAATGGTTGAGCGTCAGGAGCCCGTCGTTTGGGACATCCTCGAAGAAGTTATTCGCGAGCATCCGGTGCTCTTGAACCGCGCGCCGACGCTGCACCGTCTGGGCATCCAGGCATTTGAGCCGGTGCTGGTCGAAGGCAAGGCGATTAAGATTCATCCGCTGGTCTGCACGGCTTTCAACGCGGACTTTGACGGTGACCAGATGGCGGTTCACATTCCGCTTTCGCCGGAAGCGCAAATCGAAGCGGCCGTGTTGATGCTGTCTTCGAACAACATTCTCAGTCCCGCCAGCGGCCAGCCGATCGCGGTGCCGTCGCAGGACATTGTCCTCGGAATTTACTACCTGACTCGCGAGAAGGAAGGCGCCAAGGGTGAAGGCCGCGTGTTCTCGTCGATGGAAGAAGTTTTCCTCGCACTCGACTCGCAATATGTCACGACGCAAACGCCGATTAAATTGCGGGTCACTGGTGACTTGATCGATCTGACCCAGGAACACGATACGCAGGACATCCTGCGCGGCGTGGTCCAGGAAGATGTGAAGCGAGTCATTAACACGACTGTCGGCCGCGTCATCTTCAACGATGCGATTCCTTCGGGCTTGCCGTACATCAACGGCACGCTGCGCAAGAAGGGTCTACAGTCGCTGGTTAACTATTCGCACATTCGGCTCGGTCATGAAATGACCGTGAAGATGCTCGACGATCTGAAGAACCTGGGCTTCCTGTACGCCACGAAGGCCGGCATCTCGATTGGCATTGATGATTTGGTGACGCCGCCGTCGAAGCCTGAGATCGTCGGCAAGGCCGAAAAGGACGTGATTACCGTCGAGCAGCAGTATCGCGACGGTGTCATTACCAACGGCGAGCGTTACAACAAGGTGATCGCGATTTGGTCAGAAGCAACCGACAAGGTCGCCAAGGAAATGTTCAAGGCGATGGACGATCGTGAAAAGGCGTCCAACGAAATGAACCCGATCCTGATCATGTCCGATTCAGGCGCGCGCGGTTCGGCACAGCAGATTCGCCAGCTCGCCGGCATGCGCGGATTGATGGCTCGTCCCTCGGGCGAAATCATCGAGACGCCGATCCAATCAAACTTCCGCGAAGGCCTGAACGTGTTGCAGTACTTCATCTCGACGCACGGCGCGCGCAAGGGCCTGGCCGATACGGCTTTGAAGACGGCCGACTCGGGTTACCTGACGCGGCGTCTGGTGGACGTGGCCCAGGACGTCATCATCAGCGAGCAGGACTGTGGCACGCTGAAGGGAATCGGAGCGTCGGCGATTATCGAAGGTGGCGAGGAAATCGAAAGCCTGCGCGATCGTATCGTGGGCCGCACCGCTCTGGATGACGTGATCGACCCGGTCGAAGGCACGGTAATCGTCGAGACCAATTCGGAAATCGACGAAGACCTGGCGGCTGAAATTCAACGCTCAGGCGTGCAGCGCGTTCGCATTCGTTCAGTATTGACGTGCGAATCGCGTCGTGGCTGCTGTATCAAGTGCTACGGCCGCAACCTCGCAACCGGCCGGCCGGTGGACATTGGCGAAGCGGTCGGCGTCATTGCAGCGCAATCGATCGGCGAGCCCGGCACGCAGCTGACAATGCGTACGTTCCACATCGGCGGCACCGCGCGTCTGGAAGAATCTTCGAAGCACGAAGCTCGCGTCGAAGGCAAGATTAAGTACGTCGAGCTGCAAACCGTGAAGACCCGCAAGGGCGAGCGCGTGGCCATGAACCGCAACGGCGCCATGACGATCATCGACGAGCGCGGCCGCGAAGTGGCCCGGTATCAGATTGTTTACGGCGCGCACATCCTGGTTGAAGACGGCCAGCAGGTCGCCGAAGACCAATTGCTTGCGACCTGGGATCCGTTCACGTTCGCCATCCTGACGGAAGTCGGCGGCCACGTGAAGTTCCAGGACTTGAAGGAAGGCGTGACCTATGAAGAAGAGACCGACCAGGTGACGGGCCTCTCGCACATGGTGGTCAAGGATTCGCCCGACGAAAAGAAACAGCCGCGTATGGAAATTCGCAACGCCAGCAACAAGATACTTAAGACGTATCAGATGCCGGTGCGCGCGAACCTGATGGTGAACGACGGCGAAGACGTGGAGCCGGGCGACGTGATCGCCAAGATTCCACGCGAAACCACCAAGACCAAAGACATCACCGGCGGTTTGCCGCGCGTCGTCGAGCTGTTCGAAGCTCGCCGTCCCGGCGAAGCCGCGGTCATGTCGGAAATCGACGGTATGGTTAAGCTCGGCCCCATCTCAAAGGGCAAGCGCAAACTGATTATTACCGGCGACGACGGCGAAGAGCGCGAGTACGATATCCCGCGCGGTACGCACATCAACGTGCAGGAAGGCGATCGCGTCCGCGCCGGCGAGGCTCTTCAGGATGGTCCGTTGAATCCGCACGACATTCTGCGCGTCCTCGGCATGAACCGTTTGCAGGAATACCTGACCAACGAAATTCAGGAGGTCTATCGCCTGCAGGGTGTGAACATTAACGACAAGCACATCGAAGTGATTGTTCGTCAGATGCTGCGCTGGGTGAAGATTAAGGAAGTCGGCGACACCGAGTTCCTGCTCGAGGAGCAGGTCGATCGGTTCCGCTTCGGCGATGAGAACGAACGGGTGCAGGGCGAGAAGGGCGAGGTGGCCCAGGCCGAACCTCTCCTGCTGGGCATCACCAAGGCTTCGCTCTCGACCGATTCGTTTATCTCGGCGGCTTCGTTCCAGGAGACGACACGCGTATTGACCGAGGCGGCGATTTCCGGCCGCATCGATTACCTGCGCGGGCTGAAAGAGAACGTGATCATGGGCCGTCTGATTCCGGCCGGCACCGGCATGGAGTACTACCGGAACGTCGATATCGAACGCGACGAGACGATCGGAGAGTCGGAACGCGAAGAAGAATTTCCCGAAGTTCTCGGCGGTATCGAGATTCCTCCATCACCGCACACCGTGACGCCGACCATCGGGGATGGCGACATCGTCGGTGAGGTTAGTGAACCGGAAGAGACGGTGGAGGTTGGGGAGCCGAGCGAAGAGTAG
- a CDS encoding tetratricopeptide repeat protein, with the protein MLRNLVVILLFVWGNSLTAGAQPREPAAQWFERGQQRLARDDFDGAIANFTKVIVLNVARSDDDKRRARSEFNEAPPTDAVTFVSPLVAAAYGSRGLAHYRKGQLAEAIADCDRALALNPGLTQVYSNRGVMLWVKGDLDSALADFNRVIKAQPNNAPAYENRGNLLFDKGDLAAALKDIERAIALDPRKAAFYSSRGQVRQEIGDIDGGLADCDQAISLEPNLPRASYCRGTALYAKGNFIGAAAALKKATQLDPNLAEAYGNLGAVLLRLGQDAEAEKAFAECIRLDPSAQAKLERFRREARNPARE; encoded by the coding sequence ATGCTGAGAAACTTAGTAGTAATCCTGTTGTTTGTGTGGGGGAATTCACTGACGGCTGGGGCGCAACCTCGCGAACCGGCAGCACAGTGGTTCGAGCGCGGCCAACAACGTCTCGCGAGAGACGATTTCGACGGCGCAATAGCCAACTTCACAAAAGTGATTGTGCTGAACGTCGCTCGTAGTGATGACGACAAGCGGCGGGCAAGGTCGGAATTCAACGAAGCGCCGCCCACGGACGCGGTGACCTTTGTCAGTCCTTTGGTGGCCGCCGCATATGGCAGTCGTGGCCTGGCGCATTATCGAAAAGGACAACTGGCGGAGGCGATCGCTGACTGCGATCGGGCGCTTGCTCTGAATCCCGGCTTAACTCAGGTCTACTCGAATCGGGGCGTAATGCTTTGGGTGAAAGGCGATCTCGACAGCGCGTTGGCTGACTTTAATCGCGTCATCAAAGCGCAACCCAATAATGCACCCGCCTACGAGAATCGCGGCAACCTTCTGTTCGACAAGGGCGATCTGGCCGCGGCGCTCAAGGATATTGAGCGCGCAATCGCCCTGGACCCTCGCAAGGCGGCGTTCTACAGCAGTCGTGGCCAGGTGCGTCAGGAAATTGGAGACATTGATGGCGGCTTGGCCGACTGCGATCAGGCGATCAGCCTTGAGCCTAATCTGCCGCGGGCGTCTTATTGTCGGGGGACGGCGTTGTATGCGAAGGGAAATTTCATTGGCGCCGCCGCCGCGTTAAAGAAAGCGACCCAATTGGATCCCAATCTGGCTGAAGCGTACGGTAATCTTGGCGCAGTTTTGTTGCGCCTGGGCCAGGACGCGGAGGCCGAAAAAGCATTTGCGGAATGCATCAGGCTGGACCCTTCAGCGCAAGCCAAACTGGAGAGATTCAGGCGGGAAGCGAGAAATCCCGCAAGAGAATAG
- a CDS encoding tetratricopeptide repeat-containing serine protease family protein, whose protein sequence is MNRTFPRLVVSLSLFVFGASIHAQNAGVLPDGRANAATAQTESLPELVRRVKPSVVSVLTYDSKGEPLISGSGFFIRPNEVVTNVHVLRNAHRVEVRTLEGKGRTYPVRGAFAIDDEADLALLSVDLPAERSRPLPLATTLPEEGEQVFVIGNPLRLEGSISDGIVSAIREVPALGRIIQITAPVSHGNSGSPLFNMRGQVIGIVTVKVTNGQNINLALGAARVASLQSGPLISFDQVGTRNRSNQPEALADLWYRGGIDSMWLGNYENALNYFETAANRNPRRAETWIQIGYCKVKQGRNDEAIRAYQRALALRPNSADAHNKLGDAYFYAGRFTEAIDAYHEAARLRPKDGEAYYNLALAYLEIGDRAAAMTQSRVLATIDADLNKKLLSEMQR, encoded by the coding sequence TTGAACAGAACTTTCCCCCGCCTCGTAGTTTCCTTGTCTCTATTTGTCTTCGGTGCGTCAATCCACGCGCAAAATGCTGGCGTCCTCCCTGATGGTCGGGCCAATGCCGCGACTGCGCAAACAGAGTCGCTTCCCGAACTTGTGCGTCGCGTAAAGCCTTCCGTCGTTTCCGTCTTAACTTACGACTCAAAGGGAGAGCCGCTAATCAGCGGCAGCGGGTTCTTCATTCGTCCGAATGAGGTCGTTACCAACGTGCACGTCTTGCGGAACGCGCACCGCGTCGAGGTTCGCACGCTCGAAGGGAAAGGGCGCACGTATCCAGTCAGGGGCGCGTTTGCGATCGACGATGAGGCCGACCTGGCGCTGTTGAGTGTGGACTTGCCCGCCGAACGTTCGCGACCGTTACCACTCGCTACGACTCTGCCGGAAGAAGGCGAGCAGGTTTTCGTCATTGGAAATCCCCTGCGCCTGGAAGGTTCGATCAGCGACGGCATTGTTTCCGCCATCCGCGAAGTCCCCGCTTTAGGACGCATCATTCAAATCACCGCGCCCGTTTCGCATGGAAACAGTGGCAGCCCTCTTTTCAACATGCGCGGACAGGTCATCGGGATCGTGACGGTCAAAGTCACCAACGGCCAAAACATCAATCTCGCTTTGGGTGCGGCGCGCGTGGCCTCGCTTCAGTCCGGGCCCCTCATCTCGTTCGATCAGGTGGGAACGAGAAACCGATCCAATCAGCCGGAAGCGCTCGCCGATCTTTGGTATCGCGGCGGGATCGATTCGATGTGGCTGGGGAATTACGAGAACGCTCTCAACTATTTCGAGACCGCGGCGAATCGGAATCCCCGGCGCGCGGAAACGTGGATTCAAATTGGCTACTGCAAAGTGAAGCAGGGCCGGAACGATGAAGCCATTCGCGCGTACCAGCGGGCATTGGCGTTGCGGCCGAACTCAGCCGACGCGCACAACAAACTTGGCGACGCGTACTTCTACGCCGGCCGATTCACGGAAGCGATCGACGCTTATCATGAAGCCGCGCGGCTGCGACCGAAGGATGGGGAAGCTTATTACAATCTCGCGCTCGCTTATCTGGAAATTGGTGATCGCGCAGCAGCGATGACGCAAAGCCGCGTGCTCGCGACGATTGATGCGGACCTGAATAAGAAATTGCTCAGTGAAATGCAGCGGTAA